Proteins encoded by one window of Bradyrhizobium sp. B097:
- a CDS encoding acyl-CoA synthetase — protein METSQPFLGIVSGGRRRDHAAVAERTERIASGLNKLGVKPGDSVCMLMRNDIAFIEAAYAAMRLGAYGVPINWHFKPEEINYVLTDSGTRVLIGHADMLHPLRGAIPADVTVLSVPTPPEILANYRINPDHLATPDFAIDFESWLAQFPRYDGPVVPQPQNMIYTSGTTGHPKGVRRFAPTPEQTANAEAMRGMIYGLRPGARAILPGPLYHSAPNSFGLRSGKLGGALVLMPRFDAEEFLQLIEREKIDTIFMVPTMFIRLMKLPEEVRRKYDMSSLRHIIHAAAPCPPDVKRAMIEWWGPVIYEFYGSTESGAVTFANSEDALKKPGTVGKISPGAELRFIGDDGKEVPQGQIGEIYSRIAGNPDFTYHNKSEKRAEIDRQGFITSGDVGYIDADGYVFICDRKRDMVISGGVNIYPAEIEAVLHAVPGVHDCAVFGIPDAEFGEALMAVVEPQPGVTLDIASVRAQLKTALADYKVPKHIEIQTNLPREDSGKIFKRRLRDPYWERAGRRI, from the coding sequence ATGGAAACGTCCCAACCCTTCCTCGGCATCGTCAGCGGCGGTCGCCGGCGCGATCACGCTGCGGTCGCCGAGCGCACTGAGCGCATCGCGAGTGGCCTGAACAAGCTCGGCGTCAAGCCGGGCGACAGCGTCTGCATGCTGATGCGCAACGACATCGCCTTCATCGAGGCGGCCTATGCGGCGATGCGGCTCGGCGCCTATGGCGTGCCGATCAACTGGCACTTCAAGCCGGAGGAGATCAACTACGTGCTGACGGATTCCGGCACGCGCGTCCTGATCGGCCATGCCGACATGCTGCACCCGCTGCGCGGCGCGATCCCTGCTGATGTCACCGTGCTCAGCGTGCCGACGCCGCCGGAAATCCTCGCCAACTACAGGATCAATCCCGATCATCTCGCGACGCCAGATTTCGCAATCGATTTCGAATCCTGGCTCGCGCAGTTCCCGCGCTATGACGGCCCTGTGGTGCCGCAGCCGCAGAACATGATCTATACCTCGGGTACCACGGGCCATCCGAAGGGCGTGCGCCGCTTCGCGCCGACGCCTGAACAGACCGCCAATGCGGAAGCGATGCGCGGGATGATCTACGGCCTGAGACCGGGGGCACGCGCGATCCTGCCGGGACCGCTCTACCACTCGGCGCCGAATTCGTTCGGGCTGCGTTCCGGCAAGCTCGGCGGCGCGCTGGTGCTGATGCCGCGTTTCGATGCGGAGGAGTTTCTGCAGCTGATCGAGCGCGAGAAGATCGACACCATCTTCATGGTGCCGACGATGTTCATCCGCCTGATGAAGCTGCCGGAGGAGGTGCGCCGGAAGTACGACATGTCGTCGCTCCGCCACATCATCCATGCCGCCGCGCCCTGTCCGCCCGACGTCAAGCGCGCCATGATCGAATGGTGGGGACCGGTGATCTACGAATTCTACGGATCGACCGAGTCAGGTGCGGTGACGTTCGCCAATTCCGAGGACGCGCTGAAGAAGCCCGGTACGGTCGGAAAGATCTCGCCCGGCGCCGAACTGCGCTTCATCGGCGACGACGGCAAGGAGGTGCCGCAGGGGCAGATCGGCGAGATCTACTCGCGGATCGCGGGCAATCCCGATTTCACCTATCACAACAAGTCGGAGAAGCGCGCCGAGATCGACCGGCAGGGATTCATCACCTCGGGCGATGTCGGCTATATCGACGCGGACGGCTACGTCTTCATCTGCGACCGCAAGCGCGACATGGTGATATCGGGCGGCGTCAACATCTATCCGGCCGAGATCGAGGCCGTGCTACATGCGGTCCCCGGCGTGCATGATTGCGCGGTGTTCGGCATTCCCGACGCGGAATTCGGCGAGGCGCTGATGGCGGTGGTCGAGCCGCAGCCGGGCGTCACGCTCGACATCGCCTCGGTCCGCGCCCAGCTCAAGACCGCGCTCGCCGACTACAAGGTGCCCAAGCACATCGAGATCCAGACCAATTTGCCGCGGGAGGATTCCGGAAAGATTTTCAAGCGCCGGCTGCGCGATCCGTATTGGGAGCGGGCGGGGCGGAGGATCTAG
- a CDS encoding acyl-CoA dehydrogenase family protein, whose protein sequence is MDFNLPAELTAYLAELDQFIDREIKPLEAADDNIRFFDHRREWARTDFDKGGLPRREWELLLRKVKNLADAAGHLRFAIPKRYGGKDGSNLWMAVIREHFASKGLGLHNDLQNEHSIVGNLPIVTMLDRYGTDEQKAMIDGSITGKYRITFGLTEPEHGSDATHMETKAVPATRDNVKGWIINGEKMWTTGMHVATHCALFARTSGNDGDARGISCFLVPAKSAGVKVEEYMWTFNMPTDHPRVSFTDVFVPEDAQFGEVGRGLSLAQCFVHENRIRQAASSLGAAVYCINESVKYARERKPFGKALAENQAIQWPLVELATQAEMLRLLIRKTAWEMDQLTQAQVEHTLSDRVSMCNFWANRLCCEAADRAMQVHGGMGYSRHKPFEHIYRHHRRYRITEGSEEIQKRKVAGFLFGYMGAGKH, encoded by the coding sequence TTGGATTTCAATCTGCCGGCTGAGCTGACAGCCTATCTCGCCGAGCTCGATCAGTTCATCGACCGCGAGATCAAGCCGCTGGAAGCGGCTGACGACAACATCCGCTTCTTCGACCATCGCCGTGAATGGGCGCGCACGGATTTCGACAAGGGCGGCCTGCCGCGCCGTGAATGGGAGCTCTTGCTGCGCAAGGTCAAGAACCTGGCTGACGCCGCGGGCCATCTGCGCTTCGCGATCCCGAAGCGTTACGGCGGCAAGGACGGCTCCAACCTCTGGATGGCTGTCATCCGCGAGCATTTTGCCTCCAAGGGTCTCGGCCTGCACAACGATCTGCAGAACGAGCACTCGATCGTCGGCAATCTGCCGATTGTCACCATGCTCGACCGCTATGGAACCGACGAGCAGAAGGCGATGATCGACGGCTCGATCACCGGCAAGTACCGCATCACATTCGGTCTGACGGAGCCCGAGCACGGTTCCGATGCCACGCATATGGAAACCAAAGCGGTGCCGGCGACGCGTGACAACGTCAAGGGCTGGATCATCAATGGCGAGAAGATGTGGACCACCGGCATGCATGTCGCGACCCACTGCGCGCTGTTTGCCCGCACCTCCGGCAATGACGGCGACGCGCGCGGCATCTCCTGCTTCCTGGTGCCGGCGAAGTCGGCGGGCGTGAAGGTCGAGGAGTACATGTGGACCTTCAACATGCCGACCGATCATCCGCGGGTCAGCTTCACCGACGTGTTCGTGCCTGAGGATGCGCAGTTCGGCGAGGTCGGCCGCGGCCTGTCGCTGGCGCAATGCTTCGTGCATGAGAACCGCATCCGCCAGGCGGCAAGCTCGCTCGGCGCTGCGGTCTATTGCATCAATGAGAGCGTCAAGTATGCGCGCGAGCGCAAGCCGTTCGGCAAGGCGCTGGCGGAGAACCAGGCGATCCAGTGGCCGCTGGTCGAGCTTGCGACCCAGGCCGAGATGCTGCGGCTGTTGATCCGCAAGACCGCCTGGGAGATGGATCAGCTGACCCAGGCGCAGGTCGAGCACACGCTGTCGGACCGGGTCTCGATGTGCAATTTCTGGGCAAACCGTCTCTGCTGCGAGGCCGCCGACCGCGCGATGCAGGTGCATGGCGGCATGGGCTATTCGCGGCACAAGCCGTTCGAGCACATCTACCGCCATCACCGCCGCTACCGCATCACCGAAGGCAGCGAGGAGATCCAGAAGCGCAAGGTGGCGGGCTTCCTGTTCGGCTACATGGGCGCCGGCAAGCATTGA
- a CDS encoding crotonase/enoyl-CoA hydratase family protein, with translation MEDRVSISISDGIADVRLVRADKMNALDAAMFEALVAATDRLSKEKGVRVVVLSGEGRAFCAGLDMGRFAAMKDGGNGVPGGENRDLTIRTHGKANFAQQAVWGWRQLPVPVIAAVHGVAFGGGFQLALGADMRFLSPDARMSIMEIKWGLVPDMAGTPILASLVRDDILRELTYTGRIFSAQEAQAYGLATRVCDDPRAAALEVAREIAGKSPDAIRAAKRMLNNLSVDPAAALLAESVEQQKLLGSPNQTESVRANLEKRAPRFADAG, from the coding sequence ATGGAAGATCGCGTTTCGATATCGATTTCAGACGGTATCGCCGATGTCCGCCTGGTGCGGGCGGACAAGATGAACGCGCTCGATGCCGCGATGTTCGAGGCATTGGTCGCCGCAACCGACCGGCTTTCCAAGGAAAAAGGCGTCCGGGTGGTCGTGCTGTCCGGCGAGGGCCGGGCCTTCTGCGCCGGCCTCGACATGGGCCGGTTCGCCGCCATGAAGGATGGCGGTAACGGGGTGCCCGGCGGCGAAAACCGTGACCTCACCATCCGTACCCACGGCAAGGCCAATTTCGCGCAGCAGGCGGTCTGGGGCTGGCGCCAGCTTCCGGTGCCCGTGATCGCCGCGGTCCACGGCGTCGCGTTCGGCGGCGGCTTCCAGCTCGCGCTCGGCGCCGACATGCGCTTCCTGTCGCCGGATGCGCGGATGTCGATCATGGAGATCAAATGGGGCCTCGTTCCCGACATGGCCGGCACGCCGATCCTCGCGAGCCTGGTACGCGACGATATCCTGCGCGAGCTGACCTACACCGGCCGCATTTTCTCGGCGCAGGAAGCCCAGGCTTACGGCCTCGCCACCCGCGTCTGTGACGATCCGCGCGCCGCCGCGCTCGAGGTCGCGCGCGAGATCGCCGGCAAGAGCCCGGATGCGATCCGTGCCGCGAAGCGGATGCTGAACAATCTGTCGGTCGATCCGGCTGCCGCGCTGCTTGCGGAATCCGTCGAGCAGCAGAAGCTGCTCGGCAGCCCGAACCAGACCGAGTCCGTGCGCGCCAATCTGGAGAAGCGCGCGCCAAGGTTTGCCGATGCGGGGTAA
- the ppc gene encoding phosphoenolpyruvate carboxylase encodes MSPQTMPSETDLGARSAAEASLLEKAAQEEDARLRNDIRLLGRVLGDTVRDQEGADVFDLVERIRQTSVRFHRDEDKLARRELEGILDGMSIAETLQIVRAFSYFSHLANIAEDQNNIRQMRSCAPSGAPRPSTLEQTLVHAREAGISPADLRSFFKGALVSPVLTAHPTEVRRKSTMDREMEIADLLDRRERLQMTPEESEASDEQLRRAVVTLWQTNLLRRTKLTVLDEVANGLSFYDYTFLQEVPRVHCALEDRLNNEGGEAGELASFLRMGSWIGGDRDGNPFVTAEVMRGTLRLQSSRVLSFYLEQLHTLGAELSLAAHLADISDELRILAERSPDTSPHRSGEPYRLAVSGIYARLAATAMRLEVETTRPPVGKAEPYASVNEFQADLDVLNRSLIANNSGVIARGRLRQLRRAVDCFGFHLARLDIRQNSAVHERTIAELLDTANPGMSYLALGEDARVNLLLGELRNARPLASPFVKYSEETQSELAVFRAAAEAHAKFGPEVIPQCIISMCKGMSDMLEVAVLLKEVGLVNPSGRSAINIVPLFETIEDLQASSGIMDRMLVLHDYRKLVDSLGSVQEVMLGYSDSNKDGGFVTSGWELYKAEIGLVEVFERHGVRLRLFHGRGGSVGRGGGPSYDAIIAQPGGAVNGQIRITEQGEIISSKYSNAEVGRSNLEILAAATLETSLLQPRRSAPRPEYLKAMEQLSALAFKAYRGLVYETEGFADYFWGSTVINEIATLNIGSRPASRKKTREIEDLRAIPWVFSWAQCRLMLPGWYGFGSAVETWIAGHPEQGMPFLQELYREWPFFRTLLSNMDMVLAKSSIAIASRYAELVPDVALREKIFGQIRREWHLSIETLLDIMGHDRLLQGNPLLERGIRNRFPYLDPLNHVQVELLKEHRAQNPDEQVLRGIQITINGISAGLRNSG; translated from the coding sequence ATGTCACCCCAGACCATGCCTTCCGAGACCGACCTCGGTGCCAGGAGCGCCGCAGAAGCCAGTCTCCTTGAGAAGGCGGCACAAGAGGAGGATGCCCGGCTCCGGAACGACATCCGGCTCCTGGGGCGCGTGCTGGGCGATACGGTGCGCGACCAGGAAGGGGCCGACGTGTTCGACCTGGTCGAGCGCATCCGCCAGACCTCGGTCCGGTTCCATCGCGACGAGGACAAGCTGGCACGGCGGGAGCTGGAAGGCATCCTCGACGGCATGTCGATCGCCGAGACGCTGCAGATCGTCCGCGCCTTCAGCTATTTCTCCCACCTCGCCAACATTGCCGAGGACCAGAACAACATTCGCCAGATGCGCAGCTGCGCCCCCAGCGGGGCGCCGCGGCCGAGCACGCTGGAGCAGACGCTGGTCCATGCCCGCGAGGCCGGCATCAGTCCGGCCGACCTGCGCAGCTTTTTCAAAGGCGCGCTGGTCAGCCCGGTCCTGACCGCGCATCCGACCGAGGTCCGCCGCAAGAGCACGATGGACCGCGAGATGGAGATCGCAGACCTGCTTGACCGCCGTGAGCGGCTGCAGATGACGCCGGAGGAGAGCGAAGCCAGCGACGAGCAGCTGCGCCGCGCGGTCGTGACGTTGTGGCAGACCAACCTGCTGCGCCGGACCAAGCTCACCGTGCTCGACGAGGTCGCCAACGGCCTGTCGTTCTACGATTACACCTTCCTGCAGGAAGTCCCGCGCGTGCACTGCGCGCTGGAGGACCGCCTGAACAATGAAGGCGGCGAGGCGGGCGAACTCGCCTCGTTCCTCCGGATGGGAAGCTGGATCGGCGGCGACCGCGACGGCAATCCGTTTGTCACCGCCGAGGTGATGCGCGGCACGCTGCGGCTGCAGTCGAGCCGGGTCCTCAGCTTCTATCTCGAACAGCTGCATACGCTCGGCGCCGAGCTCTCGCTCGCGGCACATCTCGCCGACATCTCGGACGAATTGCGCATCCTTGCCGAGCGCTCACCGGACACCTCACCGCATCGGAGCGGCGAGCCGTATCGTCTGGCGGTATCGGGCATCTATGCGCGGCTCGCGGCGACCGCCATGCGGCTCGAGGTCGAGACCACGCGGCCGCCGGTCGGCAAGGCCGAACCCTATGCGAGCGTGAATGAGTTCCAGGCCGATCTCGACGTGCTCAATCGCTCGCTGATCGCCAACAATTCCGGCGTGATCGCGCGCGGCCGGCTGCGGCAGTTGCGGCGCGCGGTGGATTGCTTCGGCTTCCATCTGGCGCGGCTCGACATCCGCCAAAACTCGGCAGTGCATGAACGCACCATCGCCGAGCTGCTCGATACCGCAAATCCCGGCATGTCCTATCTGGCGCTCGGCGAGGACGCGCGCGTCAACCTGCTGCTCGGCGAATTGCGCAACGCGCGGCCGCTGGCCTCGCCCTTCGTCAAATATTCCGAGGAGACCCAAAGCGAGCTCGCCGTGTTCCGCGCCGCGGCCGAGGCGCATGCCAAGTTCGGCCCCGAGGTGATCCCCCAGTGCATCATCTCGATGTGCAAGGGCATGTCCGACATGCTTGAGGTCGCGGTGCTACTGAAGGAGGTCGGGCTGGTCAATCCGTCCGGCCGCAGCGCCATCAACATCGTGCCGCTGTTCGAGACCATCGAGGACCTGCAGGCCTCGAGCGGCATCATGGACCGCATGCTGGTGCTGCACGACTATCGCAAGCTGGTCGACAGCCTCGGCAGCGTGCAGGAGGTGATGCTCGGTTACTCCGACAGCAACAAGGATGGCGGCTTCGTCACCTCGGGCTGGGAGCTCTACAAGGCCGAGATCGGCCTCGTCGAGGTGTTCGAGCGCCACGGCGTGCGGCTGCGCCTGTTCCATGGCCGCGGCGGTTCGGTCGGCCGCGGCGGCGGACCGAGCTATGACGCGATCATCGCGCAGCCCGGCGGCGCGGTGAACGGCCAGATCCGCATCACCGAGCAGGGCGAGATCATCTCCTCGAAATATTCCAATGCCGAGGTCGGCCGCAGCAATCTGGAGATCCTGGCTGCCGCCACGCTGGAAACCAGCCTGTTGCAGCCGCGGCGCAGCGCGCCGCGCCCCGAATATCTCAAGGCGATGGAGCAGCTCTCCGCGCTCGCCTTCAAGGCTTATCGTGGTCTCGTCTATGAAACCGAAGGCTTTGCCGACTATTTCTGGGGCTCGACCGTCATCAACGAGATCGCGACCTTGAACATCGGCAGCCGTCCGGCCTCGCGCAAGAAGACCCGCGAGATCGAGGACCTGCGCGCGATTCCGTGGGTGTTCTCCTGGGCGCAATGTCGGCTGATGCTGCCGGGCTGGTATGGCTTCGGCAGTGCGGTCGAGACCTGGATTGCCGGGCATCCCGAGCAGGGCATGCCGTTCCTGCAGGAGCTCTACAGGGAATGGCCGTTCTTCCGCACGCTGCTCTCCAACATGGACATGGTGCTGGCGAAGAGCTCGATCGCGATCGCCTCGCGTTACGCCGAGCTTGTGCCTGATGTCGCGCTGCGCGAAAAAATCTTCGGCCAGATCCGCCGCGAGTGGCATCTCTCGATCGAGACGCTGCTCGACATCATGGGCCACGACCGGCTGCTGCAAGGCAACCCGCTGCTGGAGCGCGGCATCCGCAACCGCTTCCCCTATCTCGACCCGCTCAATCATGTGCAGGTCGAGCTGCTGAAGGAGCATCGCGCGCAGAACCCCGACGAGCAGGTGCTGCGCGGGATTCAGATCACGATCAACGGGATCTCGGCCGGGTTGCGGAATAGCGGCTAG
- a CDS encoding SDR family oxidoreductase, whose translation MFSDQLLAGRRILVTGGGTGLGKAMASRFLQLGAEVHICGRRKSVCDETATELMAEHGGRVVSHGVDIRNAMAVDEMIESIWTTSGPLTDLINNAAGNFISRSEELSARGFDAVANIVMHGTFYVTHAVGRRWIAGGHRGNVVSITVTWVRNGSPYVVPSAMSKSAIHAMTMSLAIEWGRHGIRLNTIAPGEIPTEGMSKRIKPGDEAGARTKAMNPMGRVGTMEELQNLAVFLISGGCDWINGETIAMDGAQALAMGGNFYQLRDWSDDDWTKARDSIKAQNEKDRAARG comes from the coding sequence ATGTTCTCTGATCAGCTTCTTGCCGGGCGGCGCATACTGGTAACCGGTGGTGGCACCGGCCTTGGCAAGGCCATGGCCTCGCGGTTCCTGCAGCTCGGGGCCGAGGTGCATATCTGCGGCCGCCGCAAGAGCGTCTGCGACGAAACCGCCACCGAGCTGATGGCCGAGCACGGCGGACGTGTGGTCAGCCACGGCGTCGATATCCGCAACGCCATGGCCGTCGACGAGATGATCGAGTCGATCTGGACCACCAGCGGTCCCCTCACCGATCTCATCAACAACGCCGCCGGCAATTTCATCTCGCGTTCGGAAGAGCTCTCCGCGCGAGGCTTTGATGCAGTGGCCAACATCGTGATGCACGGCACCTTCTATGTGACGCATGCGGTGGGCCGGCGCTGGATCGCCGGCGGGCATCGCGGCAATGTGGTGTCGATCACCGTGACCTGGGTGCGCAACGGCTCGCCCTACGTGGTGCCATCGGCGATGAGCAAGTCGGCGATCCACGCCATGACCATGTCGCTCGCGATCGAATGGGGCCGTCACGGCATCCGCCTCAACACCATCGCGCCCGGCGAAATCCCGACCGAGGGCATGAGCAAGCGCATCAAGCCCGGTGACGAGGCCGGCGCGCGCACCAAGGCGATGAACCCGATGGGCCGCGTCGGCACCATGGAGGAGCTGCAGAACCTCGCCGTGTTCCTGATCTCCGGCGGCTGCGACTGGATCAACGGCGAGACCATCGCCATGGACGGCGCGCAGGCGCTGGCGATGGGCGGCAATTTCTATCAGCTGCGCGACTGGAGCGACGACGACTGGACCAAGGCGCGCGACTCGATCAAGGCCCAGAACGAGAAGGACCGCGCGGCGCGGGGCTGA
- a CDS encoding fatty acid--CoA ligase, which translates to MSDAPKLSNLADMVRDRAKGRGDALAYEFEGRQTSFAEFDVKTNRVANALIAMGIKKGERIAYLGKNSDFYFELLMGAMKAGAVMAPVNWRLAGPEVAFIVDDCRAPVLFVGPEFITQARNIRDKLPSVRTVITTEGGAPEWPDYLAWRDAQSGDDPRVAIEPKDIAIQLYTSGTTGKPKGAMLSHANFLNLVQSGNEAEKPEWNRWTTDDVSLVAMPIFHIGGSGWGVMGLYHGARGVIAREFDPTKVLDFFEQSGITKLFMVPAAMQFVVRQPRARQVDFSRLKYMLYGASPIPAALLKECIEVFKCGFVQMYGMTETTGTIVALPPEDHVEGLDRMRSAGKALPGIELAILDPDGKPLPPGEVGEIATRSGSNMAGYWNLPEATARTIDSDGWLRTGDAGYMDSDGYLYIHDRIKDMIISGGENIYPAEVESALCDHPDVAEAAVIGIPDDKWGEAVKAVVVMKPGKSATATDIINFTRERIAGYKTPKSVDFIPALPRNPSGKILRRNLRDPYWVGKDRQVN; encoded by the coding sequence ATGTCCGACGCGCCGAAACTGAGCAACCTCGCCGACATGGTGCGCGACCGCGCCAAGGGTCGCGGCGATGCGCTGGCCTATGAGTTCGAGGGCCGGCAGACCAGCTTCGCCGAGTTCGACGTCAAGACCAACCGGGTTGCCAATGCGCTGATCGCGATGGGCATCAAGAAAGGCGAGCGCATCGCCTATCTCGGCAAGAACAGCGACTTCTATTTTGAATTGCTGATGGGTGCGATGAAGGCCGGCGCGGTGATGGCGCCCGTGAACTGGCGCCTCGCCGGCCCCGAGGTCGCCTTCATCGTCGACGACTGCAGGGCTCCCGTCCTGTTCGTCGGTCCGGAGTTCATCACGCAGGCGCGCAACATCAGGGACAAGCTGCCCAGCGTCCGCACCGTGATCACCACCGAGGGCGGCGCGCCGGAATGGCCCGATTATCTCGCCTGGCGCGACGCCCAGAGCGGCGACGACCCGCGCGTTGCGATCGAGCCGAAGGACATCGCGATCCAGCTCTACACCTCGGGCACCACGGGCAAGCCGAAGGGCGCGATGCTGTCGCACGCCAACTTCCTCAATCTGGTGCAGAGCGGCAACGAGGCCGAGAAGCCGGAATGGAACCGGTGGACCACCGACGACGTCTCGCTGGTTGCGATGCCGATCTTCCACATCGGCGGCTCCGGCTGGGGCGTGATGGGGCTCTATCACGGCGCCCGCGGCGTGATCGCCCGCGAGTTCGACCCAACCAAGGTGCTCGACTTCTTCGAGCAGTCCGGCATCACCAAGCTGTTCATGGTGCCGGCCGCGATGCAGTTCGTGGTGCGGCAGCCGCGCGCGCGGCAGGTCGACTTTTCCCGCTTGAAGTACATGCTTTATGGCGCCTCGCCGATCCCGGCGGCGTTGCTGAAGGAATGCATCGAGGTCTTCAAATGCGGCTTCGTGCAGATGTACGGCATGACCGAGACCACCGGCACCATCGTCGCGCTGCCGCCCGAGGATCACGTCGAGGGGCTCGACCGCATGCGCTCCGCCGGCAAGGCGCTGCCCGGCATCGAGCTTGCGATCCTCGATCCGGACGGCAAGCCGCTGCCGCCGGGCGAGGTCGGCGAGATCGCCACCCGCTCCGGCTCCAACATGGCCGGCTACTGGAATCTGCCCGAGGCCACCGCGCGCACCATCGATAGCGACGGCTGGCTGCGCACCGGCGATGCCGGCTACATGGACAGTGACGGCTATCTCTACATCCACGACCGCATCAAGGACATGATCATCTCCGGCGGCGAGAACATCTATCCGGCCGAAGTCGAGAGCGCGCTGTGCGATCACCCTGACGTCGCGGAAGCCGCCGTGATCGGCATTCCCGATGACAAATGGGGCGAGGCGGTGAAAGCCGTGGTGGTGATGAAGCCGGGCAAGAGCGCGACCGCGACCGACATCATCAACTTCACCCGCGAGCGGATCGCCGGATACAAGACGCCGAAATCGGTCGACTTCATCCCGGCGCTGCCGCGCAATCCGTCGGGTAAGATCCTGCGGCGGAATTTGCGCGATCCGTATTGGGTGGGGAAGGACCGGCAGGTGAATTAG
- a CDS encoding GFA family protein encodes MEGGCTCRNVRYRLTGRPLIVHACHCTWCQRETGTVHALNAMYEAERVEHIAAEPEIVDTPSASGKGQKIARCPRCKVAVWSNYPGSGPAVRFVRVGTLDDPSLCPPDVHIFTSSKQPWVTFPPGAKVFAEYYDRREVWPKEAQERWRVLRERMKKT; translated from the coding sequence ATGGAAGGTGGATGCACCTGCAGAAACGTCCGCTACCGCCTCACCGGCAGGCCGCTGATCGTGCACGCCTGCCATTGCACCTGGTGCCAGCGCGAGACCGGCACCGTGCACGCGCTCAACGCGATGTACGAGGCCGAGCGGGTCGAGCACATCGCAGCCGAGCCCGAGATCGTGGACACGCCGTCGGCGAGCGGCAAGGGGCAGAAGATCGCGCGCTGCCCACGCTGCAAGGTCGCGGTGTGGAGCAATTATCCGGGCTCGGGACCGGCGGTGCGGTTCGTCCGCGTCGGCACGCTGGATGATCCGAGCCTGTGCCCGCCTGATGTCCACATCTTCACCTCGTCGAAGCAGCCGTGGGTGACGTTCCCGCCGGGCGCCAAGGTGTTCGCGGAGTATTACGATCGGCGAGAGGTGTGGCCGAAAGAGGCGCAGGAGCGCTGGCGCGTCTTGCGGGAGAGGATGAAGAAGACGTGA
- a CDS encoding SMP-30/gluconolactonase/LRE family protein: MTNPNNTEQHERDGAKAFDRRTILRGATALAATAMAASDAAARDFGRNAEPQRYPDPDIVVIDDKRFKAKVGNTAIKRLYTGCLWAEGPAWNAQGQYLVWSDIPANRQLRYLDDDGHISEQFHKPSNEANGSTFDFEGRQITAERTRLVRYEHDGTVTSLAEQANGKQLNGPNDMVVHPNDKSIWFTDPGYGAISIYEGQRANTGSNQPYQKEAVYRIDAATGQITKVADEPFKPNGIAFSHDYKKVYVCDTGITHYPNAKNIVWQYDLNGDKLSNPRTLIDMTLDGKSGFPDGMRVDIDGNIWVGAGWVGPGYDGVQVFAPDGQRIGQILLPETCANLTFGGKKRNRLFMTASQSLYAVYVETRGAHNC; encoded by the coding sequence GTGACAAATCCAAACAACACTGAGCAACACGAGCGCGACGGCGCGAAGGCGTTCGACCGTCGAACCATCTTGCGCGGCGCAACCGCGCTTGCTGCAACTGCGATGGCTGCATCCGATGCTGCAGCGCGCGACTTCGGCCGCAACGCGGAGCCGCAGCGTTATCCCGACCCCGACATCGTCGTGATCGACGACAAGCGCTTCAAGGCCAAGGTCGGCAACACCGCGATCAAGCGGCTGTACACCGGCTGCCTCTGGGCTGAAGGCCCGGCCTGGAACGCGCAGGGCCAGTATCTGGTGTGGAGCGACATCCCCGCCAACCGCCAGTTGCGCTATCTCGACGATGACGGCCACATCTCCGAGCAGTTCCACAAGCCGTCGAACGAGGCCAACGGCTCGACCTTCGATTTCGAAGGCCGCCAGATCACGGCCGAGCGCACGCGGCTGGTGCGCTACGAGCACGATGGAACCGTCACGTCGTTGGCCGAGCAAGCCAATGGCAAGCAGCTCAACGGGCCGAACGACATGGTCGTGCATCCCAACGACAAGTCGATCTGGTTCACCGATCCTGGCTACGGCGCGATCTCGATCTACGAGGGCCAGCGCGCCAACACCGGCTCGAACCAGCCCTACCAGAAGGAGGCCGTCTACCGCATCGATGCTGCGACCGGGCAGATCACCAAGGTTGCCGACGAACCGTTCAAGCCGAACGGCATCGCCTTCAGCCACGACTACAAGAAGGTCTATGTCTGCGACACCGGCATCACGCACTATCCGAACGCCAAGAACATCGTCTGGCAGTACGACCTCAACGGCGACAAGCTGTCCAACCCGCGCACGCTGATCGACATGACGCTGGACGGCAAGTCTGGCTTCCCCGACGGCATGCGCGTCGACATCGACGGCAACATCTGGGTCGGCGCCGGCTGGGTCGGCCCGGGCTATGACGGCGTGCAGGTGTTCGCGCCGGACGGTCAGCGCATCGGCCAAATCCTGCTGCCAGAGACCTGCGCCAACCTCACCTTCGGCGGCAAGAAGCGCAACCGCCTGTTCATGACCGCAAGCCAGTCATTGTATGCGGTGTATGTGGAGACACGGGGCGCGCACAATTGCTAA